The segment GTGCCTCATTCTGATTGAGCAGTATGGAAGTGAAGTGCCAGAGGCTCATGATGAGCTGGTCAAGCTTCCAGGTGTGGGCCGCAAAACTGCGAATGTTGTGGTATCCAATGCCTTTGGTGTACCGGCCATCGCGGTGGATACGCATGTGGAGCGGGTGTCCAAGCGGCTGGGACTGGCTGGCTGGAAGGACAGCGTGCTGGAAGTCGAGAAAAAGCTGATGAAGCGCGTCCCTCGGGATGAGTGGACACTGACGCATCACCGGCTCATTTTTTTCGGCCGTTATCATTGCAAGGCGCAAAATCCGATGTGCCAGGTATGTCCGCTGCTGGACCTGTGCCGTGAAGGAAAGAAACGTATGAAAACATCAGTCGTCAGGAAGAATAAGGATTAGCAGGCTGGCGGCACAAAGTAGACAAAGAGGATGGGATTAAACATGAAATGCATCTCGGTATACACGGATAATTTTGAATTGTTCTCTGACATTTTTGAACAGGTGGTTGAAACCCAGCTGGAAGAGAATGAAGAGAAGGAGGTTGAAGGCGTAACCTTCAGCCATTCCGGTGAAGCGCCGGAAAATTATTTGGAACGGATGTCGCAAAAGGCAGAGGTCGTCGTTATGCGCGATAAATCCCGCGGCGTGACCATTTTGCAGCATGGAAACGTGTTTGAAATTCTCATTCCGGAAACCGAGAGCGCAGCTGCGCTGTAAGCTTTAGAGCCGGGGACAAAGCATGGAATAGCGAGGCCGCAGGGGAGTCTTCCCGATCTGCGGCCTCTTTCCATATATTCCGGCGAGATGGTACAATGAAGGAATGGAGAAATCAAGCATCCCTGATGACAGGATCGGAAGAGGAGCGAATGACAAGTGAAAGCTGTTACAGCACATGAAACCGGATTCAATGCAGACCTGCTGCAGGAAGCCATTGCGCAATTCCAGGCGTGGAATGATGAATCCTCCGCGGAGCTGGCCAAGGATCTTCAACGGAAACAGGAAGCCAAGGAATTAACACTCGCCTTCTGCGGGCATTTCTCGGCAGGCAAGTCCAGTATGATCAATGCCCTGTGCGGCAAAAAGGTGCTTCCATCCGGCCCCGTGCCGACAAGCGCAAATATTGTAACGATTCGAAACGGAGACGCCAAGGCGGTGATCCACCGGGCAGACGGAGCCGTCGAAGAGAGCATTACGGTAACGACCGAGGAGCTGGCTGAATACTGCAAGGCTGGCGGCGACTACCGTGCTATTGAGGTGTGGGATCAGGTTCCGGTGCTTCAAGGCCATGGTGTACTGATGGATACACCAGGTGTGGACTCCACGGACGACGGCCATCAGAAGGCGACTCACTCCGCGCTGCATTTGGCCGATGTTGTTTTTTATGTGATGGATTACAATCATGTTCAGTCTGAGAGCAATCTTATGTTTGCCAAGAGCCTGTCGGATTGGGGGAAGCCGCTGTATCTGATTGTCAATCAGATCGACAAGCACCGAGATGAGGAGCTCAGCCTGGCGTCTTACCTGAGTGACGTTCGCAAAGCGTTCCGGCAGTGGAACATTCAATATCAGGGATTGCTCTGCATCTCACTGAAGGTGCATGATTATCCCTATAATCAATGGCCGGAGCTTCAGTCCGTCATTGCCGGCCTCCTGGAGCAGTCGCGGTCCTTGCTGGACTACAGTGTAGCCTCTTCGCTACGGCAGGTCGCGCATTCTCATGGAGAGGCATTTGCGAGAAGTCATCAGGAGGAGAAGGAGGCGCTGCTGGAGGAGATTGGGGGCCAAGCTGCGCTGGAGGCGCTGAATCAGCGTCTTGCGGAGGAAGAGGCCGAGCTTTCATCTGCCCGGAATATGCCGGAGGTGACGGCAACGGCTTTCCGCAAGGAAGGAGATGCACTGCTGGCGAATGCAAACCTGATGCCTGCCGAGCTGCGGGACCTGGCCTTGTCCTGGCTGGAGAGCCAGAAAAGCGGCTTTAAGGTCGGCTTTCTGTTCTCTAGTGGCAAGACGGGCGAGGAGAAGAAGCGACGGCAGGAGCAGCTTCTGGAGCGGCTGAAGCAGCAGGTGTCCTCACAGGTCGAATTCCATTTGCGCCAGCTGTGGAAGAGCAGCATGGAGGCCGTCTCTTCTTTCGGTGAAGAACAGGAGCAGGTCCTGGATTCTGTTCTTCCGAGGGTTACAGCGGAGCTGCTACTTCAGACTGTGGAGCCGCAGGCGATTCTCTCCGGAGAATATATGCTGAACTATTGCCGGAAGCTCGCCGATCAGATCAAGGCGAGCTATCGGCAGGCGGTCCTGACCTTGGCGGACCGCCTCAAACAGGCCGCCGCGGACGCAGCTTCAGTCCGCGTGGCCGAGCTCTCGCGCCGTCACGCAGAGCTGACGGCGCAATCGGCGGCCGCCGCCCGCTATGCTGCGCTGCAGCAGGCGGAGGCCGCCCGCAGCGGCGCGGCTGCGCAGCTCGCGCCGCCGCCAGAGCCGCTCACCCCCGGCCTCCTGCCGGAGGTGAGCGAGCCGGCTGCGCTGCCGCAGGCCGCAGCCGAGCCCGCCCCTGCGGCTGCGCCGCCGCAGGGGGAAGGGCTGCCCCGCCGCGTGCCGCAAGGCGGGGGCCGGCGCCAGCGCCTGGAAGCAGCGGCAGCGAAGCTGCGGGCTGCTTCGGCGCTGCTGGCGCCGCATCCCGCGCTGGCGCAAGCTGCGCGGGATCTGGACGCCCGCGCGGACAGCCTCGCGGGCGGCTCCTTCACGATGGCGCTGTTCGGTGCCTTCAGCGCCGGCAAATCCTCATTCGCCAACGCCCTGCTGGGCGAACGCGTCCTGCCGGTATCGCCGCACCCGACCACCGCGGCGGTCAATCGCATTCTGGCACCGAATGCTGACCATCTGCACGGAACGGCGGAAGTGAAGATGAAGACCTATGACACCTGGTGGGATGATCTGAACTATTCCTTTCAGGTTCTGGGCCTGGAGCAGCCCACCAAGAGCAGCTGGCGCAAGGCCGCAGAGGAGCTGACCCCCGCCGGTATTCACCCGGCAGGGCTGCCGCATTACGGTTTTCTAAAGGCAGCAGCGGCCGGCTGGGAGGACATGGAGTCCCGGCTAGGCAGCATCATGACCGTGGGACTGGAGGAGTACCGGGGCTTCGTAGCCGACGAAACCAAGTCCTGCTATGTTGAAGGCATTGACCTGTACTATGGCTGTGACCTGACAGAGCAAGGCATCGTGCTGGTCGATACGCCAGGGGCCGATTCCCTTCATGCACGGCATACCGGTGTCACGTTCAGCTATATCAAGAATGCGGACGCTATTTTATATGTGACTTATTATAATCATGCCTTTTCCAAGGCCGACCGTCAGTTTCTGTCGCAGCTGGGCCGGGTGAAGGACAGCTTTACCCTGGACAAAATGTTCTTCATTGTCAACGCGGCCGATCTGGCTTCCTCACAGGAAGAGCTGGAGCAGGTGGTAGAGCATGTCCAGGATAATTTGAAGCGAAGCGGCATTAGCCGGCCGAGCATTTTTCCGGTTTCCAGTCTGGAATCCCTGAGAGCCAAGCAGGCGGCAGATGATGTCAAGCTGGCATCCTCCGGCTTCCTGTCATTTGAGAAGACCCTGAATCATTTTGCCGTGGAAGAGCTGCCCGGCTTGTCTCTGCGGGCAGGCCTGGACAGCATTAGAGAGGCTTCCGGGAAAGCGGAGAGGTGGGCCAGACTGGCTGAGGAGGACGCGGATAGCCGCAAAGTGAGAGCCCAGCGGCTGGAGGAATCCCGCACACAAGCTGTCTGTATGCTGGAAGAGCTGCCAGTCATCAGCTATGAGCGCGATGTGCAGGAGGAATGTGGTGAGCTGTTGTTCCACGTTCGTCAGCGGCTTGATTATGCCATGGGTTCCTTTTTCCAGGATGCCTTCCATCCCTCGGTACTGCGCGAGGATGGCGGCAGTCTGAAGGCGGCGTTCGCGGCCTGCGGGAAGGATCTTCAGCGCACACTGGCGCTGGAGCTGGATCAGGAGCTGTGGGCTACCACGCTCAGATTGGAGGCGACAGGGCGCAAGCTCTGCTCTAAAGCCGTTCAGCGCGTGCTGGATCGTATTAAAGAGCTTGAAGAAGGTCTCGCCTTGTCCGTAAGTCTGGAACTGGAGTGGCCTGCTCCCACGCTGCCGGAAAGTGCGCTTCAGCAGCCGAAGGACTGGGGTCCGTATTGGAGCCTGTTCAAGAATCCGAGGCATTTCTTCGAAAGTCAGGGCAGCCTCAAGCTGCGGGAGCAGGCTGAGCCGTTAGTGAAGGAGGACATTGCCGTTCTCCTTGCATCAAGGTCTCACGAGCTGGTCCGTCATTACACCGAGCAAACGACCGTGGCCTTGACGCAGTATAGAGATGTGCTGCTGGAGCAGCTGGAGCAGGCTGTGAAGGCCATGCAAACGTCTCTTGCTGGCGGACAGTCTGCAGAGCAGTGGCGACAGCTGGCCCAAGAGCTGAAGAGCATTAGCGAGTAAAGCGGAATAGATCCATATTGAAACGGCGGAATCCGGGGGCACGCAGCCCCGGTTTCGCCGTTTTTTGACGTGCTGCCGACCCCTAAGATGTCAGGTATTTTTGCTTGGTGATATGCTTTTTTGAAAATGTCACCATTTTGTCAGAATTAAAGAGGAAAGCCGATGATTTCATCATGAAGAAACGATAAGTTGCACGAAACGCTTTCAGAAGGTCAGATCATCGCCAATTCCGCTTTTTTTTGTCTTTGCCGCTTTTGGAAGTCGGTGATAAACTTCATAAATGCTACATAACTGTTCGTATTGAGATTAGGGAGGATTAAGATGAATGTTCTCAGGCAACTGCAGGGCTTCTTTTGGGAGAAACGAGTCTATCTCTTTCTTTCCATACTGTGTCTGGCGATGGCGACCGCGCTCGGACTGGTATACCCGTACCTGCTGCAGCGTTTGATCGATGATGCGATCAGACCGGAAAATTTCGGCTTGGTGCCTCAGCTGGCACTCACGGTCGTAGGGGTCGTAACGATCAAAGCATTTCTGCAATTTTTACACGGATTTTATGGTGGAAGGCTCGGCAATTTCTTAGCTTATCAAATGCGGAACGCCTGTTACGAAAAGCTTCAATTTCTGTCCTTCCGGTACTATGATACCGCGCGGACCGGAGACCTGATGTCCCGCCTGACGGGAGATCTGGAAGCGATTCGGATGTTTATCGGATTTGGCTTTGCGCAGCTGCTGAATGTGGTCATGATGGTCACCTTCGGCTCCATCATGATGTTCTCCATCAGCTGGAAGCTGACACTGTTCACCATGATCAGCATGCCATTCCTGGTCGTCACAGCGCTGCGGTTTGAATCCAAGATTCATCCGGCCTTTCAGGAAATGCGCCTGGCGCTGAGCTCGCTGACGACGGCCGTGCAGGAGAACATTACCGGTGTGCGGACCGTCAAGTCCTTTGCCCGGGAGCCGCATGAGGTCGTTAAATTTTCAGGGCGTAATGAACGTTATAAAAGCAATCAGATTTTTGCGTCCGCGCTGTGGGCGCGTTTCTTTCCTTTAATGGAGCTCTTTGCCAACATCAGTGTCGTGCTGTTGCTGCTGTTCGGTGGACGTATGGTCATTAATCAGGAGCTGACGTTGGGACAGCTGGTTGCCTTTTTCAGTCTGATCTGGTACATCATCGGACCGCTTTGGGGCATTGGATTTCATATTAACAACTACACTCAATCCAAAGCCTCCGGAGAGCGGGTGCTGGAGCTGCTCCATCAGCCGGTCGATGTTGAGGACAGTGAAGATGCCATAACACTGAAGCCCGATGAGGTCAAGGGGCATGTCGTGTTTGACAGCGTGACCTTTGCTTATGGAAACAAAATGGCGGCAGTTAAAGATATTCAGCTTCATGCCAAACCAGGATCTGTTATCGGCTTGCTAGGGGGAACCGGCTCCGGTAAATCAACGATCATT is part of the Paenibacillus algicola genome and harbors:
- a CDS encoding NAD/NADP transhydrogenase alpha subunit, whose translation is MKCISVYTDNFELFSDIFEQVVETQLEENEEKEVEGVTFSHSGEAPENYLERMSQKAEVVVMRDKSRGVTILQHGNVFEILIPETESAAAL
- the nth gene encoding endonuclease III; this translates as MNNSTVRHILDTIGAMYPGAHCELNHNNAFELTIAVLLSAQCTDETVNKVTKDLFQKYKTPQDYVSVPIEELEQDIRRIGLYRNKAKHIHQLCLILIEQYGSEVPEAHDELVKLPGVGRKTANVVVSNAFGVPAIAVDTHVERVSKRLGLAGWKDSVLEVEKKLMKRVPRDEWTLTHHRLIFFGRYHCKAQNPMCQVCPLLDLCREGKKRMKTSVVRKNKD
- a CDS encoding dynamin family protein; this translates as MKAVTAHETGFNADLLQEAIAQFQAWNDESSAELAKDLQRKQEAKELTLAFCGHFSAGKSSMINALCGKKVLPSGPVPTSANIVTIRNGDAKAVIHRADGAVEESITVTTEELAEYCKAGGDYRAIEVWDQVPVLQGHGVLMDTPGVDSTDDGHQKATHSALHLADVVFYVMDYNHVQSESNLMFAKSLSDWGKPLYLIVNQIDKHRDEELSLASYLSDVRKAFRQWNIQYQGLLCISLKVHDYPYNQWPELQSVIAGLLEQSRSLLDYSVASSLRQVAHSHGEAFARSHQEEKEALLEEIGGQAALEALNQRLAEEEAELSSARNMPEVTATAFRKEGDALLANANLMPAELRDLALSWLESQKSGFKVGFLFSSGKTGEEKKRRQEQLLERLKQQVSSQVEFHLRQLWKSSMEAVSSFGEEQEQVLDSVLPRVTAELLLQTVEPQAILSGEYMLNYCRKLADQIKASYRQAVLTLADRLKQAAADAASVRVAELSRRHAELTAQSAAAARYAALQQAEAARSGAAAQLAPPPEPLTPGLLPEVSEPAALPQAAAEPAPAAAPPQGEGLPRRVPQGGGRRQRLEAAAAKLRAASALLAPHPALAQAARDLDARADSLAGGSFTMALFGAFSAGKSSFANALLGERVLPVSPHPTTAAVNRILAPNADHLHGTAEVKMKTYDTWWDDLNYSFQVLGLEQPTKSSWRKAAEELTPAGIHPAGLPHYGFLKAAAAGWEDMESRLGSIMTVGLEEYRGFVADETKSCYVEGIDLYYGCDLTEQGIVLVDTPGADSLHARHTGVTFSYIKNADAILYVTYYNHAFSKADRQFLSQLGRVKDSFTLDKMFFIVNAADLASSQEELEQVVEHVQDNLKRSGISRPSIFPVSSLESLRAKQAADDVKLASSGFLSFEKTLNHFAVEELPGLSLRAGLDSIREASGKAERWARLAEEDADSRKVRAQRLEESRTQAVCMLEELPVISYERDVQEECGELLFHVRQRLDYAMGSFFQDAFHPSVLREDGGSLKAAFAACGKDLQRTLALELDQELWATTLRLEATGRKLCSKAVQRVLDRIKELEEGLALSVSLELEWPAPTLPESALQQPKDWGPYWSLFKNPRHFFESQGSLKLREQAEPLVKEDIAVLLASRSHELVRHYTEQTTVALTQYRDVLLEQLEQAVKAMQTSLAGGQSAEQWRQLAQELKSISE
- a CDS encoding ABC transporter ATP-binding protein, which gives rise to MNVLRQLQGFFWEKRVYLFLSILCLAMATALGLVYPYLLQRLIDDAIRPENFGLVPQLALTVVGVVTIKAFLQFLHGFYGGRLGNFLAYQMRNACYEKLQFLSFRYYDTARTGDLMSRLTGDLEAIRMFIGFGFAQLLNVVMMVTFGSIMMFSISWKLTLFTMISMPFLVVTALRFESKIHPAFQEMRLALSSLTTAVQENITGVRTVKSFAREPHEVVKFSGRNERYKSNQIFASALWARFFPLMELFANISVVLLLLFGGRMVINQELTLGQLVAFFSLIWYIIGPLWGIGFHINNYTQSKASGERVLELLHQPVDVEDSEDAITLKPDEVKGHVVFDSVTFAYGNKMAAVKDIQLHAKPGSVIGLLGGTGSGKSTIIQLLMHAYNVNSGSITLDGVNVKDIKVRSLRSQIATVFQETFLFSSSIRNNIAYGMKNVSMEDIIRAAKLAKAHDFIMEMEHGYDTVVGERGMGLSGGQKQRIAIARALLKDPKILILDDATSAVDMETEHEIQSGFQEVMNGRTTFIIAHRISSLRHADEILVLDEGVIVQRGKHDELIELDGPYRDVYQIQYADLIARRSGGTVEGQVQS